The Pyxidicoccus sp. MSG2 DNA segment CTGCTGCGCGCGGGCGTCGTCGGCGTGCCCCTGCTCGACACGCGGAGCGCGCGGGCCCTGGGCCTTTCGCCCAACGGCCACGGCCGCCGGGTGAGCTTCCGCCACCCGCCCCTGCCCCGCATGGCGCACACCCGCGTGGAGCCCCACCAGGGGGAGCTCGCCTCGCTGCTGCATGACGTGCGGCACGGGCTGCTCGTGCGGCACCTCACGCCCCGCCACATGAACCTGCTGTCGGGGGACTTCAGCTTCTACGTGGTGGAGGCCCAGGAGGTGCGCGACGGCGTGCCGGGCCGGCGGGTGTCACCCGCCATCCTCAGCGGCAATGGCCTGGAGGCCCTGGCCGCCATCGACGCGGTGGGCGCCGACGTCACCAACCTCTTCGCGACCCGCGGCTGCCGGAAGATGAACCACGGCCCGCTGCCCGTGTCCTTCGGGCAGCCCTCCGTGCGCTTCCGCCAGCTCCACGTCCGGCCCTGGCGCTGAGGCCCGCGAGGAAGCGGCCCTTCCGCGCCCCACGGCGTCACTGGCCGATGCAGCGCCAGCTCAGGTCGTCCGGCGGCACCGGATCCGCGTCCGGGTCCACCGGCTCGTCCTCCGCGCGCAGCGCGAAGTGGCGCAGGAAGGAGATGCCCGGCACGCCCGGCACGGTGATGGCCGGCACGCGCCAGGGGCGGGGACCGAACGGGCCCGGCTCCTCCTCCGGCCCCGTCACCACGGTGTCCTTGAAGGTCAGCGTCACCGGGGCCGAGCCGCCGCCAGGAGGCAGCACCACGGCGAAGTACCCCAGGCTGCTGGTGGGCTCCGGCGCGGCCAGGTAGCCCATGGGCGACTGCCCCTCGGGGACGACGCCCGGCGGCGCCCAGTCGATGCCGTAGACGGTGCCGCGCGAGGCCTCGGCGGTGATGCCGCCGCTGGGGATGTTGAAGAGGTCCAGCGCGAAGCTGGGGGCGTACACCCAGACGAGCACCACGCCGCCCGTCTTCGCCGGGTCCGCCAGGTCCGCCGCGGTGGTGGGCGTCCCCTGCGCGGAGAGCAGCTGCGCGAGCGCGCCCAGCGCGCCCGTCTCACCCACCAGCGCGGCCACCTGCCCCTGGCACATCGCCGGCGAGGCGATGATGGGGCGCAGCGCGGTGGTGGGGAAGTACTGGCCCTCGGGGACGGTCTCGAACGGAGGCGACGGGTAGATGTCCACGCCGCCGGTGAGCACCGGGCCCTGCGCGGGTGGCTCGGCGCGCGCCAGGTAGTGGAGGGTGTCGCTGGAGGGCACGCCCTGCACCTGCCAGAAGCCGGTGGGCGTGGAGGGCGCCTGACTGGAGCCCGCCCGCGCGCCGTCGGCCACGAGGCTCACGCTGGAGCCCACGGCCACCGACAGCGTGAGGAAGGGGATGCCCTCGAAGAGCGCGGGCGGCGGCGCGTTCTCACCCTCCGGGTCCTCCGGGTCGGGCGGGAACATGGCCAGCGAGAAGAAGAACGCTTCCGGGTCATGGACAATGCCGGAGACGGTGGTCTGCCGCTCGGGGAGCGGGGAGAAGGGGACCTCGTCCGCCAGCGGCGCGGACGGGACGACGTCCTCTCCGGAGCAACCGGAGAGGGCGAGCAGGACGCTGGTGAAGACAGCGGTGGAAGTCCTCATGGGCGGTCTCTCTCGGAAGCTCAGTTCTTCGGCAGGACGTGCTCTGCCGGCGGCGCGGCGACGTGGCACGCGTTGGCGCAATTGCCGTAGGCGTTGGGGGTGACCTGCAGCGGCGCGAACTGCAGGTCGAAGTAGTCGGTGCCGTGCGAGGTGAGGTGGCAGCTGTTGCAGGCGATGAGGCTGGGGCGCAGGGTGCTCTCGCGCGACAGATGGCACAGCGTGCAGTCACCCTTGTTCTGCGCGTACTTGCGCGAGTTGATGTGCAGGCTGTGAATCATTTCGGAGATGTGGCCGACGGACGCGTCGAAGTGGCACGTCTTGCACAGCTCCACGTGGTCCACGCTCACGCCGTGGTGCAGGTTGCTCAGCGAGTTCACCCCGTTGTGGCACAACTGGCAGTTGCCCACGCGGCCCGGGTAGGTGGTGGGCTCGGCCTGGCCCACCTGGAAGAAGAAGGGGTCCATCCGGTTGAGGCGCTCGCCCATGAAGGAGCGGTGGCCCTTGAGGACGACGGCATAGGTGCCGGCCCTGGCGCTCTCCGGCAGCTTCACGGCGTAGCGGGTGGGCGGCTCGGTGGCGTTGCCGCCGGGAATGACGTTGGTGCCGGGCGCGACGTAGTACTTGGGCTCGCTGAGCTCCGGGAAGGCGAAGTACGGCAGCGAGTACGTGCCGTTGACCACCCGCAGGTCCTGCAGCGGGCCCACCACCTTGAAGCCGGACTCGGAGCTGCTGGTGTCGCGGAAGTTCAGCAGCATGCCCTCGTTGAAATAGCCCAGGCCGTTGGACTCGTCGCCGAGGTACTCATCGAAGCTGGGCATCAGGTCGCGCGAGTGCAGGCCGTGGCCGTCACCGTCCTGGAGGGACACCTGGAAGTCCAGCGTGTCGCCCGGCTGGAAGAACTGGCCGTTGGCGGGCGTGTTCATCCGCACCGCCTGCTCCAGGCCGAAGCCGCAGGGCACGCGCTCGGAGGTGGCCAGCCCGTCCGCGTCCAGGCGGTAGCAGGTGGCGGGGCGCTCCGCCTCGGGGACGAAGTTGACGGGGAAGTAGAAGGGCGCGTCCTTCATCAGGCTCCAGGTGACGCGGATGGCGCCCTCGCCGGTGAGCTGCGGCATGGTGAAGGACTTGAACGGGTTGGTGGAGTTGGCGAGGGAGACCTTCACGCCCGTGTGGAAGACGGGGTCGCCGAACTTCGCCACGCGGTGCAGCTCCGGGTCCCCGGGGAAGTTGGGACGGCCGACGCCGTTCACCGCCCAGCTCACGCGGGTGCGGCCGGTGACGCTGGTCTCCGCGAGGAAGTCCGTGCGCTTGTACGTCTGCTCCGCGCGCACGTTGCCGTCCGCGTCGAGCACCTCCAGCAGGAAGGTGTCGTCGACGGACGTCATCCACGCGGCGTTCTCGAAGTAGGTCTCGCGCCGGTAGGCGTCGTCGCTCATGAGCCGCCACTCGTCGCGGCCAACGGCCAGGCCGGACCAGTCCAGGCTCTTGAAGAGCGACTGCTTGCGCATCCACGTCGCCGGGGCCTGGCGGTTGGTGTAGTTCGTGTGGACGTTGATGGCGGCGTCCATCACCGTCAGCTCGCGCAGGAAGTAGAGCGCGCCGGGCGTCACGTTGAACTTCGCCGTGGGGGGCGCGGGCGGACCGGGCGGGAAGCCGGAGTTGATGTTCTGGCAAGCAGCCGGGTAGCCGGGCAGCGGCCGCGCGCCGGAGGCCACGGGCTCGCCGCTGGGGAGCACCGCGCAGCCCTGGAACGACAGCAGGGACAGCGAGATGGCGCCGGAAGCGGAGCTCGAGTAGGGGTCGAACGCCCTCGCGCCACGGCCACGCGTCCCTTCCGCGTCGGAGGTGTTGAGGACGTCACAGCCCGCGCCAAGCACGAGCGCGAGCGTGAGGACACAGCTCAGGGGAGACGGTTTCATGGGAAGGGGGCCACCAGGGGGAGCGGCTTCGCGGCGCGGCGGCAGTCTACCGGGATCATTGGGGGGAGGCCAGCGCACGTCAGTCACCCGCCTTGGCGGCGACCGGCGCGGACGCGGTCTTCAGGTAGCGGTAGAGGGCGCGGAGATCATCCTCCCTCATCCCGGAGAAGTCCCTCCACGGCATGACGAGCCGGTTGAGCTGGCCGTCGCGGACAGGCGCGTCCGCCACCTCGCGGAAGGCGGTGAAGCGGGCCACGAAGGCGTCCTCGTCCGGAGGGAGGCGACCCTTCGGAGGCAGCAGCAGGCTCGGGGCCTGCTCGGCGCCGTGAGGCGTGGGCGTGGCACGGCCGCCTGCGAAGGGCCCCGGGCCGCCGGGGCCCGGGGGACCGGAGTGGCAGAAGGCGCACTGCGCCACGGTGGCCAGGTAGCGGCCGCGCTCGACGGGCGTGGGGCCGGGCTCCGCCACCGCCGTGGTGAGCGGCGCGGCCAGACCCTTCAACTCCTCGGACACCTCCGCGGGCACCTGCGTGCGCGGGGTGGCGCGTGGCGAGGCAGGCACCTGCCGCAGCCACGCCACCACCGCGCGTGCGTCCGCGTCGGACAGGGCGCGCAGCTCCAGGTACGGCATCATGGGGAACAGGTCGCGGCCGTCGCGGCCGAAGCCCTCGCGCAGCGCGCGCAGCAGCTCCACGTCCGTCCACCGGCCCACGCCGTGCTCGGGGTCCGAGGTGATGTTGGGGGCGCAGACGCGGCCCGGCAGCTCCCAGCCGTCGCCGAAGCAGGCGCCCGCCAGGGGCGTGCCCGTCATCGGGCCGCCGAACCGACCGAAGTCCCGCTCCGTGTGGCAGGAGACACAGCCCAGCACGTGCTCCGCCAGGTAGCGCCCGCGCTCCACCTGTGCGGCGTTCGCGGCCGGAGCCTTCGCCTCCACGGCCGGAGCCTTCGCCTCCACGGCCGGAGCCTTCGCCTCCGCGGGCGGTGCTTCCGCGCGCTCGCGGCACGCGGCCAGCGCCAGCAACAGGGCCGCGGCCCCCGTCCACCTCATGGCATTCCTCCAGCGCCGTCCGGCGCGGGCCCGTCCACGTGCTGGCCCAGTCGCAGGGCGAGCACGCCACGGCGGTATTCGATGGGGAGCCGGTCCGCGGGGGTGTGAACCTCGCCCGCGAAGTCCGTGGGATGGGCCCGGGGCCGCACGCCCTCCAGCACGCGGCGGTCCTGCTCGAGGATGGCCAGCTCGCTCTTCACGAACATGTCCGGGAAGTGGCGCAGCCTCGGGTGGTACGTCGCGAAGTAGAAGCACCGCATCTTCTCTTCCGACACCGGCGAGGCGATGGCGTAGACGGTGTGCGCATAGAAGAGCGTGGGCTTGAAGGCCAGGCGCGCGGCGAAGGGCAGCGTCACGTCATACGTGAGCGTGGTCCGGTCCACCTTCGGCGGGGCGCCGTCGAGGCCGGGGGCCAGCGCCGGATAGATGATCCGCGCATGCACCCCGTCCTCCCGGCGCTCCACCTCATAGGGAGGCACTTCCTGCTCGTCCGGGTTGCCGAAGGTGCCCCGGTGCACCCAGGACAGGTGGGCCACGTCGAGGACGATTTCGATCATCCGCCCCGCGGAGGCGTCCCAGTCCAGCCGGGGCAGGTGGACCACCGCGAGGGCGCCGTCCTCCAGCTCCGGCCAGTGCGGCAGCGGCGCCGCGGGCTCCGGTGCCAGGCACACCCAGATGAGGCCGTAGCGCTCCGTGGCCCGGAACGCCGCCAGCCGGGCCGAGGGCGGAATGGGGCCTCCGGGCCGCGAGGGAAGACGCACGCACGCGCCCTCCGGCCCCCAGGTCCACCCGTGGAAGGCGCAGCGCAGGCCCTCGGCGGTGGGCTCGCCGGCACACAGGTCCGCGCCACGGTGCGCGCAGTGGCGCTGCGTGGCCGCGACACCGGAGCCGGTGCGCCACACCACCAGGTCCGTCTCCAGCAACCGGGCCGCGAGGGGCCGGTCCTTCAGCTCGCTCGCGTACGCGACGGGGTGCCAGTACGAAGAGAAGGCTTCGCGGTAGGAGCGCACGTCGGAACGGGGCCGGGCTCAGGCCAGCGCGAGCGGGGCGATCTTGCTTTCGATTTCCTCGAGGAGGAAGTCGATCTCCTCGATTTCATCCAGCTTCTCGGGCGCCGCCGCCGAGGCCTCCACCGGCACGGGCTCGGCCGCTCGCTGGCTCGACACGCTGGGAGCTGCCTGCACGGGGGTGGTTCCGTCCGACGCCATCGCGACCTCCTCGAAAGATGAGAATATGATGCTCCCGGAAGGCGGGGATGCTGTCAATGCTGGTAGAGTCCGCTCCTGATGAACGTGCCCCCCCTCCCCTTCGAGGCCCAGCCCGTCCCCCGCGTCCACCGTCCCCGCCCGGAGGCGCTGCTGGCCCGGGCCCTGGACGCCCCCGTGGTGGTGGAGGGGTGCCTGGAGGACTGGCCGCTCCTGAGGGAGCTGCGGGCGGCGGCCACACCCGAGGCAAAGGTGGCCGCGCTGGGGGCCCGCTTCGGCGCGCGCCCCGTCACCTTCCACCAGATGCACCCGCGGTCCGGCGGGCACTATCACTTCCGGGAAGACCTGCAGGACGTGACGTTCGGCGCCCCCCGCGAGGGCGTGCCCTTCGACGCCTTCGGGCACGAGCTGCTGCGCAGCCTGCGGGGCGAGTCGGGCGACTACGTCTACATGCAGGCGCACCTCATCGAGCGGGGGACGCCCCTGTTCGACGGGCTGGGACCCGGCGTGCTGCCCTTCCTCACGGAGGAGCAGCTCCGCCCGCTGATGTGGGCGGGCTCCAACGGGCAGGTGGTCAACCTCCACTACGACGACTTCCTCAACTTCATCTGCATGGTGGAGGGCACCAAGCGCGTGACGATGTTCGCGCCCGAGCTGATGGCGAGCCTGTACCACGCGCCGTTCGACCGGATGCTGGAGGAGGCCCAGGCGAGCCACGTGCGCATGCTGTCCCCGGACCTGGAGCGCTTCCCCCGCTTCCGGGAGGCGCAGCGCGAGGCGCGGGTGGCCGTCATCGGCCCTGGCGACGTGCTCGTCATCCCTCCCATGTGGTGGCACCACGTGGAGTCCTTCGGCCTCAACATCATGGTGAACAACTGGGTGCTCGCGGCTTCCTTCGAGCAGCTCGGCGAGGTGCAGCGCAACCTGACGGAGGCCATCCGGCTGTTCTTCCCGCGCACGCACGCCGAGCGCGCCCGGGCACTGGCGCAGTACCGGCGCACCGTCTTCGTCGACGCGCCGGAGG contains these protein-coding regions:
- a CDS encoding c-type cytochrome; translated protein: MRWTGAAALLLALAACRERAEAPPAEAKAPAVEAKAPAVEAKAPAANAAQVERGRYLAEHVLGCVSCHTERDFGRFGGPMTGTPLAGACFGDGWELPGRVCAPNITSDPEHGVGRWTDVELLRALREGFGRDGRDLFPMMPYLELRALSDADARAVVAWLRQVPASPRATPRTQVPAEVSEELKGLAAPLTTAVAEPGPTPVERGRYLATVAQCAFCHSGPPGPGGPGPFAGGRATPTPHGAEQAPSLLLPPKGRLPPDEDAFVARFTAFREVADAPVRDGQLNRLVMPWRDFSGMREDDLRALYRYLKTASAPVAAKAGD
- a CDS encoding aromatic ring-hydroxylating oxygenase subunit alpha; the protein is MRSYREAFSSYWHPVAYASELKDRPLAARLLETDLVVWRTGSGVAATQRHCAHRGADLCAGEPTAEGLRCAFHGWTWGPEGACVRLPSRPGGPIPPSARLAAFRATERYGLIWVCLAPEPAAPLPHWPELEDGALAVVHLPRLDWDASAGRMIEIVLDVAHLSWVHRGTFGNPDEQEVPPYEVERREDGVHARIIYPALAPGLDGAPPKVDRTTLTYDVTLPFAARLAFKPTLFYAHTVYAIASPVSEEKMRCFYFATYHPRLRHFPDMFVKSELAILEQDRRVLEGVRPRAHPTDFAGEVHTPADRLPIEYRRGVLALRLGQHVDGPAPDGAGGMP
- a CDS encoding Xan family putative trans-acting RiPP leader peptide; translation: MASDGTTPVQAAPSVSSQRAAEPVPVEASAAAPEKLDEIEEIDFLLEEIESKIAPLALA
- a CDS encoding cupin-like domain-containing protein; translation: MNVPPLPFEAQPVPRVHRPRPEALLARALDAPVVVEGCLEDWPLLRELRAAATPEAKVAALGARFGARPVTFHQMHPRSGGHYHFREDLQDVTFGAPREGVPFDAFGHELLRSLRGESGDYVYMQAHLIERGTPLFDGLGPGVLPFLTEEQLRPLMWAGSNGQVVNLHYDDFLNFICMVEGTKRVTMFAPELMASLYHAPFDRMLEEAQASHVRMLSPDLERFPRFREAQREARVAVIGPGDVLVIPPMWWHHVESFGLNIMVNNWVLAASFEQLGEVQRNLTEAIRLFFPRTHAERARALAQYRRTVFVDAPEAFAPEPDEPAADARHRARTRALVAGLPAFLRRQVALYYEHFTFQASGDPIPTPPGAFAAMVERNAGAPTFFAREPME